In Aquimarina spinulae, a single window of DNA contains:
- a CDS encoding putative porin, producing the protein MRKNIIFIVALLSVSMMWAQRDQERVGDSNLGDGSQEPRKSLRQPKTKKKKPPVTDYKIITIKNDTTYQDTTLTIRKDYKFNYLRRDDFELLPIHNVGQTYNSLAKREERDHILPLMGARARHFNFMEAEDIRYYQVPTPLTELYFRTTFEQGQQLDAFFTVNTSPRLNLSIAYKGVRSLGKYQHALTSTGNFRATASYSTKNDRYKVRTHFVSQDLLNEENGGLSAEGLNQYLGTGDFVGEDDEFADRGSVSVNFQNAESILLGKRFYLNHEYAILKKTDSSSTSLSVGHIMDLTDKRFKYDQAAIAPNNLLGASYVATNISDNVALEDFSNQVFVDFTNKWLGNLRILGRSSNYNYGYNAIVNQVNSSGAQINITNRIKGDIYSVGGEYKNTYKGFQLFADGMNIVSGDFTGNYFNAGAGYDLNEKYGIRAKISSKSVAPNYNFLLYQSDYVNYNWQNNFDNTETQKIQVNIKAKKIAEVEASYATISKYTYFTKDANAAIVPLQAPESIDVLKVKLTQGLKYWKLGLDNTVMYQNIQGGDQIYNVPEITTRNSLYYHDHWFKKALYLQTGVTFKYFTSYKADAYDPVLSEFYVQNAEEIGGYPQFDIFFNAKVRQTRIFFKVENFGEAFRQNNEFSAPGYATRDAVLRFGLVWNFFL; encoded by the coding sequence ATGAGAAAAAACATAATATTTATAGTTGCACTGTTATCGGTTTCGATGATGTGGGCACAAAGAGATCAGGAGAGAGTAGGTGATTCTAATCTAGGAGATGGATCTCAAGAACCCAGAAAATCGTTAAGGCAGCCAAAGACTAAAAAAAAGAAGCCACCGGTTACAGACTATAAGATCATTACGATAAAAAATGATACAACGTATCAGGATACGACATTAACGATACGAAAGGATTATAAGTTTAATTATCTGCGTAGAGATGATTTTGAGTTACTTCCTATTCATAATGTTGGGCAAACCTATAATAGTTTAGCAAAGCGAGAAGAGCGAGACCATATATTACCACTTATGGGAGCCAGGGCCAGGCATTTCAATTTTATGGAAGCCGAAGATATAAGATACTACCAGGTGCCCACTCCGCTTACAGAGTTGTATTTTAGAACTACCTTTGAACAAGGGCAGCAATTAGATGCATTTTTTACGGTAAATACTTCACCAAGACTTAATCTTTCGATCGCTTATAAAGGTGTGCGATCTTTGGGGAAATATCAACATGCCTTAACGAGTACTGGTAATTTTAGAGCTACAGCTAGTTATTCGACCAAAAATGACCGATATAAAGTACGCACACATTTTGTGTCACAAGATTTGCTTAATGAAGAAAACGGAGGATTATCGGCAGAAGGATTAAACCAGTATTTGGGTACAGGCGATTTTGTTGGAGAAGATGACGAATTTGCAGATCGGGGTTCGGTATCTGTTAATTTTCAAAATGCCGAAAGTATATTGCTCGGAAAACGATTTTATCTAAATCACGAATACGCAATACTAAAAAAAACAGATAGTTCTTCTACATCCTTGTCTGTAGGACATATTATGGATCTTACAGATAAGAGATTTAAATATGATCAGGCAGCAATTGCTCCTAATAATCTCTTGGGGGCATCCTATGTAGCTACAAATATTTCAGATAATGTAGCCTTAGAAGATTTTAGCAACCAGGTATTTGTGGATTTTACCAATAAGTGGTTGGGGAATCTGCGTATACTGGGCAGAAGCTCTAATTATAACTACGGGTATAATGCAATTGTAAATCAGGTAAATAGCTCTGGCGCTCAAATAAATATAACAAACCGTATTAAAGGAGATATATATTCTGTTGGAGGTGAGTATAAGAATACCTATAAAGGATTTCAGCTGTTTGCCGATGGAATGAACATTGTCTCTGGTGATTTTACAGGAAATTATTTTAATGCAGGTGCTGGATATGACCTTAATGAGAAATATGGTATCCGAGCCAAAATAAGCTCTAAATCTGTTGCTCCCAACTATAATTTTTTACTTTACCAAAGTGATTATGTAAACTATAACTGGCAAAATAATTTTGATAATACCGAAACTCAAAAAATACAGGTTAATATCAAAGCTAAGAAAATTGCTGAAGTAGAAGCGAGCTATGCTACAATTAGTAAATATACCTATTTTACAAAGGATGCTAATGCTGCAATTGTACCTCTACAAGCTCCAGAAAGTATTGATGTATTGAAGGTAAAACTTACACAAGGACTTAAATACTGGAAACTAGGTCTTGATAATACCGTAATGTACCAAAACATTCAGGGAGGAGATCAAATATATAATGTACCCGAAATTACCACCAGAAACAGTTTGTATTATCACGATCACTGGTTTAAAAAAGCATTGTATCTACAAACAGGAGTCACCTTTAAATACTTTACAAGCTATAAAGCAGATGCATACGATCCTGTGTTGTCCGAGTTTTATGTTCAAAATGCAGAAGAGATTGGTGGTTACCCTCAGTTTGATATCTTTTTTAATGCTAAAGTACGACAGACAAGAATCTTTTTTAAAGTCGAAAATTTTGGTGAAGCCTTTAGACAGAACAACGAGTTTTCTGCACCGGGATATGCAACACGTGATGCTGTATTGCGCTTTGGTCTGGTTTGGAATTTCTTTTTGTAA
- a CDS encoding PD40 domain-containing protein — protein sequence MDRRYYFLSMIAFVFVLQSCKPINSNNSYIDEKLPGIAPELFAPSFVNTDAIEINTVFNASFTEMFFTRIIDGSFIIHHSDFVNGKWTAPQPIQMYANQESESVAIDPSITQDGNTMYFLGVSPKDRLKKGKPDIYRSQKIEGKWQIASKVGYPVSTEKYVESYPVVVADGSIYFTSNRPGGLGKGDIYRAQYLGEGKFDTPKNIGSEVNSEEGQRGTYVSPDESYLITGNTYTDEKGFAISFKENNKWQAPVHFDIGESLKKDWIYFCPYMSPDDKYFFFSKRYSNPPKSGWKGVTKGEVYWVDVSTVFKDQRK from the coding sequence ATGGATAGAAGGTATTATTTCTTATCAATGATCGCATTCGTTTTTGTTTTGCAAAGTTGTAAACCGATTAACTCAAATAACTCCTATATAGATGAAAAACTACCAGGGATAGCACCAGAATTATTCGCTCCATCCTTTGTAAATACAGATGCTATAGAAATTAATACAGTATTTAATGCTTCGTTTACCGAAATGTTTTTTACCAGAATTATTGATGGTAGTTTTATTATACATCATTCTGATTTTGTTAATGGCAAGTGGACTGCACCGCAACCCATACAAATGTATGCTAACCAGGAAAGTGAATCTGTCGCAATTGATCCATCAATAACACAAGATGGCAATACTATGTATTTCCTTGGTGTTAGTCCTAAAGATCGTTTGAAAAAAGGTAAGCCAGACATATATAGAAGTCAAAAAATTGAAGGGAAATGGCAAATCGCTTCAAAGGTTGGATACCCCGTATCCACAGAAAAATATGTAGAATCGTATCCGGTAGTAGTTGCAGATGGAAGTATATATTTCACATCAAATCGCCCTGGTGGTCTTGGTAAAGGAGATATTTATAGAGCCCAATATCTGGGAGAAGGAAAATTCGATACCCCAAAGAATATTGGTTCTGAGGTGAATTCTGAAGAAGGCCAACGCGGCACCTATGTTTCTCCCGATGAAAGTTATTTGATTACAGGAAACACATATACAGATGAGAAAGGCTTTGCAATATCATTTAAAGAAAATAACAAATGGCAAGCTCCGGTTCATTTTGATATTGGTGAGTCGCTAAAGAAAGATTGGATTTATTTCTGCCCATATATGTCACCAGACGACAAGTATTTTTTCTTTTCAAAAAGATACAGTAACCCTCCAAAG
- a CDS encoding FUSC family protein has protein sequence MKEKKLSGLTNEELLNEAKKMKSTAIINATLIGVLIGILIYSIAVNNLGFLTLILLFAIYKLVNNSKYNKREIENLLKERNLK, from the coding sequence ATGAAAGAAAAAAAGCTGTCAGGATTAACTAATGAAGAACTTTTAAACGAGGCTAAAAAAATGAAATCAACCGCAATTATAAATGCTACATTAATTGGAGTGTTAATCGGGATTTTGATTTATAGCATTGCAGTTAATAATCTTGGTTTCTTAACTTTAATACTTTTATTTGCGATATATAAATTGGTAAATAATTCTAAATATAATAAACGAGAAATTGAAAACCTTTTAAAAGAGCGAAATTTAAAGTAG
- a CDS encoding serine hydrolase domain-containing protein, whose translation MKSSYLILIVCLIVACNTSKSSTPKKSQTNEIENLFFSKADFKKNRPRPNNYVNSFTLNKDEFLNIHFTLDKPLVESLKLLAPNLSQDQLLNKGNFQFSFLVDGKKIHVENLNKGAGTIDSKTTKLKHMVPLMYPEQIDFWGWFMWLKFMKLSGGQDVLAQGNHSLTIEIRPYLKEETLKVGAILAKGNITIEVAKIPIDESLIPVQKIQLDSGWQLSKDSFDRHKIEALNRKIAEKRFENINGVVVIKENKLLIEEYFNGENRNSLHNSRSVGKSFASTMLGIAIKENHINSENAFLKDFYKLKSFKNYSSKKDSVTLKSLLTMSSGFVGDDSDYNSPGNEENMYPTDNWVKFSLDLPMQKDKTIGKDFTYFTAGVVILGDIIHKSVPEGLISYADKKLFAPLNITNYKWQYTPQKVGNTAGGIQLRAIDFAKYGQLYKNKGKWNGKQIITEKWVEKSVSKQVSQAYAGIKDSHYGYLFWNKIYTVNGRDYPVSFCSGRGGNKIFIFKNIPFVVVITSSAYNNPNAHANADKMMKEYILPAIIEKK comes from the coding sequence ATGAAATCAAGTTATTTAATACTTATTGTTTGCCTCATCGTAGCTTGCAATACCAGTAAAAGTTCAACACCAAAAAAATCTCAAACCAATGAAATTGAGAATCTATTTTTTTCAAAGGCTGACTTTAAAAAAAATAGACCTAGACCAAATAACTACGTCAATAGTTTTACACTTAATAAAGATGAGTTTCTGAACATTCATTTTACATTAGATAAACCTCTTGTTGAAAGTCTTAAATTATTAGCTCCAAATTTATCACAAGATCAATTATTAAATAAAGGGAATTTTCAATTTTCGTTTTTAGTAGATGGTAAAAAAATTCATGTAGAAAATTTAAACAAAGGTGCAGGAACTATAGATTCTAAGACAACCAAACTTAAACATATGGTTCCGTTAATGTATCCCGAACAGATTGACTTTTGGGGTTGGTTTATGTGGCTAAAGTTTATGAAATTAAGTGGAGGACAAGATGTTCTCGCACAAGGCAACCATTCTTTAACTATTGAAATAAGACCTTATTTAAAAGAAGAAACGCTAAAAGTAGGTGCGATTTTAGCCAAAGGGAATATAACGATCGAAGTGGCCAAAATTCCTATAGATGAAAGTCTAATACCAGTTCAAAAAATACAACTCGATAGTGGTTGGCAATTATCTAAAGATAGTTTTGATCGTCACAAAATAGAAGCACTAAATAGAAAAATAGCTGAAAAAAGATTCGAAAATATTAATGGAGTTGTCGTTATAAAAGAAAATAAGCTTTTAATAGAAGAATATTTTAATGGTGAAAACAGAAATAGCTTACACAACTCAAGATCTGTAGGGAAATCATTTGCATCTACAATGCTGGGGATTGCTATAAAAGAAAACCATATCAATAGTGAAAATGCATTTTTAAAAGATTTTTACAAATTAAAATCCTTTAAAAACTATAGCAGTAAGAAAGATTCTGTAACATTAAAATCTCTTCTAACTATGAGTTCGGGATTTGTAGGTGATGATAGTGATTACAATAGCCCAGGAAATGAAGAAAATATGTATCCAACCGATAACTGGGTTAAATTTTCACTTGATTTACCAATGCAGAAAGATAAAACAATAGGAAAAGACTTTACTTATTTTACTGCTGGAGTCGTGATCTTAGGAGATATCATTCATAAATCTGTTCCTGAAGGATTAATTTCTTATGCAGATAAAAAATTATTTGCACCACTTAATATTACCAATTATAAATGGCAATACACACCACAAAAAGTTGGTAATACCGCTGGCGGAATACAGCTAAGAGCCATCGACTTTGCTAAATATGGACAATTATACAAAAACAAAGGAAAATGGAATGGCAAACAAATTATAACAGAAAAATGGGTAGAGAAAAGTGTATCAAAACAAGTATCACAAGCCTATGCTGGTATAAAAGATAGCCACTACGGCTACCTTTTCTGGAATAAAATATATACTGTTAATGGCAGAGATTACCCAGTTTCTTTTTGTAGTGGTAGAGGTGGAAATAAGATTTTTATCTTTAAAAATATTCCTTTTGTTGTCGTTATTACGTCTTCTGCATATAACAATCCAAATGCTCACGCTAATGCAGACAAAATGATGAAGGAATATATATTACCCGCAATAATAGAGAAAAAATAA
- a CDS encoding histidine kinase, with translation MQTVHNIPEYSGNVMDLSTFDIATLYKGNTKQFLADNLNAKGIYEHVSKEEGLWYVTLDFKVTEETINNSDIWIQFRTNVNAANLYLNDKLLFRNGRVENVSQAKIRGKNLVKKRISKDYLVNGYNKIEIEFTNYKNKTNANFRDVSIGNLEAFQKHTAVMTTAPILFFGIFIFFLLINLVLYFSLNRKKVFLLLALLFLINSVLVAYEVLYWNGFVPSASFIHSYTLRSGLEHITYFILLFVLYFEYEYQKKTLFLSILAFIIVYAFAASTNANISVTLSFLPFVMSLLASLKKAKNRTIITISLFVLFLFNYLDDSNSIESYTFVYSNFIITSLVYKLDNLGMIIFALVMIFISAKGILHKTKSLNEAKLKLERLEYQFLQKRILPHFIINSLMSLQQLISKEPETASKMIEALSEEFHLLSIMSKKKLVPIHQEIEICKAHLRIMSIQQKASYKMKVNGVIGDEMIPPIVIHTLVENGITHGYSGNQDANFELSKQETSSSILYHLFNDSAIKKTDLMHTSGTGLKYVEARLEECYPGKWKLHSNKIKNGWESIIEIKHNV, from the coding sequence ATGCAGACAGTCCATAACATTCCCGAATATTCTGGGAATGTTATGGATTTAAGCACATTTGATATAGCTACTTTATACAAAGGAAATACAAAGCAATTTCTCGCAGATAACCTAAATGCCAAAGGTATTTATGAACACGTAAGTAAAGAAGAAGGGCTTTGGTATGTGACTCTGGATTTTAAAGTTACAGAAGAGACAATTAATAATAGTGATATTTGGATACAGTTTCGTACTAACGTTAATGCTGCTAATCTATATTTAAATGACAAATTACTTTTTAGAAATGGAAGAGTTGAAAACGTATCTCAAGCCAAAATTAGAGGTAAAAACTTAGTAAAAAAAAGAATTTCAAAAGATTATCTGGTAAACGGATATAACAAAATTGAAATAGAATTTACTAACTATAAAAATAAAACAAATGCAAATTTTAGAGATGTGTCTATCGGTAATTTAGAAGCATTTCAAAAACACACAGCCGTAATGACAACGGCACCCATTTTGTTTTTTGGGATATTCATTTTCTTCTTACTTATTAATTTAGTGCTGTATTTTTCTCTAAATAGAAAAAAAGTTTTTCTTCTATTAGCTCTTTTATTTTTGATTAATAGTGTATTAGTTGCTTATGAAGTACTGTATTGGAACGGTTTTGTTCCATCTGCTTCTTTTATACACAGCTATACCCTTAGAAGTGGGCTAGAACATATCACTTATTTTATATTACTTTTTGTTTTATACTTTGAATATGAATATCAAAAGAAAACTCTTTTTCTTTCAATTCTAGCTTTCATCATAGTTTATGCTTTTGCTGCTTCAACTAACGCTAATATTTCAGTTACTCTAAGTTTTTTACCTTTTGTTATGAGTTTACTTGCCTCGTTAAAAAAAGCGAAAAACAGAACGATTATTACAATATCACTATTTGTTTTGTTTCTTTTTAATTACCTGGACGACAGTAATAGTATTGAAAGTTACACTTTTGTATATAGTAATTTTATAATCACATCTTTAGTCTATAAGTTAGATAATCTCGGCATGATTATTTTTGCTCTGGTTATGATTTTCATTTCAGCAAAAGGGATATTGCATAAAACAAAATCACTTAATGAAGCAAAACTTAAATTAGAACGTCTTGAATACCAATTTTTACAAAAGCGTATTTTGCCTCATTTTATAATAAACTCTTTAATGTCATTACAACAATTGATATCAAAAGAGCCTGAAACTGCAAGTAAAATGATCGAAGCGTTATCAGAAGAGTTTCATTTATTATCTATAATGAGTAAAAAGAAACTTGTTCCGATACATCAAGAAATTGAAATATGTAAAGCACACCTTAGAATTATGAGTATTCAACAAAAGGCCAGTTATAAGATGAAGGTAAATGGAGTTATTGGCGATGAAATGATTCCTCCCATAGTTATTCATACTCTTGTAGAAAATGGAATTACTCATGGATATTCGGGTAATCAAGATGCTAACTTTGAATTAAGTAAGCAAGAAACATCAAGCTCGATATTGTATCATCTTTTTAATGATAGCGCTATAAAAAAGACAGATTTAATGCATACCTCGGGTACAGGTCTAAAATATGTAGAAGCTAGATTAGAAGAATGTTATCCCGGAAAATGGAAACTACATTCGAATAAAATTAAAAATGGTTGGGAATCCATTATTGAAATAAAACATAATGTATGA
- a CDS encoding GNAT family N-acetyltransferase, with protein MKISLAEKKDLKSILELQKTCYLEEAELYNDFSIPPLTQTLASIELDFENEKILKIESDGEIIGSVRGSLDSGTCKIGRLIVKKEFRKQGLGTRLMNQIESQFDVAKRFELFTGHKSDRNLVLYTKLGYSEFRKQRINKKLELIFLEKNNTKNNH; from the coding sequence ATGAAGATATCTTTAGCAGAAAAAAAAGATCTTAAATCAATATTAGAATTGCAAAAAACTTGCTACTTAGAAGAAGCAGAATTATATAACGATTTTTCAATTCCTCCATTAACACAAACCTTAGCATCAATTGAACTTGATTTTGAAAACGAAAAAATCTTAAAAATTGAATCTGATGGAGAAATAATAGGCTCTGTTCGAGGAAGTTTAGACTCAGGTACCTGCAAGATTGGTAGGTTAATTGTAAAAAAAGAATTTCGAAAACAAGGGCTAGGAACACGATTAATGAACCAAATAGAATCTCAATTTGACGTAGCAAAGCGTTTTGAGCTGTTTACAGGACATAAAAGTGATAGGAACTTAGTACTCTATACTAAACTTGGATATTCAGAATTTAGAAAGCAAAGGATAAACAAAAAACTAGAATTAATTTTCCTCGAAAAAAACAATACTAAAAACAATCATTAA
- a CDS encoding SBBP repeat-containing protein, with protein sequence MKKLLIAIMIILTFVKDELYGQELSTSTLYSTYYGSNGTDDADVVAVDSEGNTYLGCHSSSADLPGANRYPYTLSGGMDAFVVKLNKKGTEVAYLTKLGGAKWDAIQGLISDSIGNIYAVGTTYSSDFPINPNGFQPNFGGKSDAFVVKINPKGEVVWSTFLGGSKDEDGRGIAIDQQGNVHVIGRTKSKDFPTSEGALQSKSAGGIDAFIVTLDPNGKMLTSTYIGGSGDDIGFSIKLDSMGQLYIAGTTSSINFPVKNAIQSEKKGKDDAFLAVIDPTRSIINFASYLGGKETERLYSIDLDSSGNVFMMGFTNSVDYPTTTKAFQTDFGGVRDAFVTRLNLNKREIVYSTYLGGEKDDNPRNLVVNKQGYAFIVGNTASKNFPIVNSQERNLRGDDDAFIAMLDPSGSFLRYSTLIGGKGQDIFEGLAIGTDGSLTVSGASNSIDFPTVNPIQTTFLGGRFDMIVARLWVD encoded by the coding sequence ATGAAAAAACTATTAATTGCAATAATGATTATTCTAACTTTTGTAAAAGATGAGTTGTATGGTCAAGAATTGTCAACTTCAACTCTTTATTCGACATACTATGGGAGCAACGGAACCGATGATGCCGATGTTGTTGCTGTCGACTCAGAAGGAAATACATACCTTGGTTGCCACTCAAGCTCTGCAGATTTACCTGGAGCTAATCGATACCCATATACTCTTAGTGGAGGAATGGATGCTTTTGTTGTGAAACTAAACAAAAAAGGAACAGAAGTTGCCTACTTAACTAAACTTGGTGGGGCAAAATGGGATGCTATCCAGGGACTCATATCAGATTCTATAGGGAATATCTATGCCGTAGGAACTACATATTCGTCTGATTTCCCTATAAACCCTAATGGATTTCAACCAAATTTTGGAGGAAAGAGTGATGCTTTTGTTGTTAAAATTAATCCCAAAGGTGAAGTCGTTTGGTCAACTTTTCTAGGAGGTAGTAAAGATGAAGATGGTAGAGGTATAGCTATTGATCAACAGGGTAATGTTCATGTTATTGGTAGAACTAAGTCTAAAGATTTTCCTACTTCAGAAGGAGCCTTACAATCAAAATCGGCTGGGGGGATAGATGCTTTTATTGTTACTCTTGATCCTAATGGAAAAATGCTGACATCAACTTATATAGGAGGGTCAGGTGATGACATTGGCTTCTCAATCAAATTGGATAGTATGGGGCAACTCTATATTGCTGGGACAACCAGTTCAATTAATTTTCCAGTTAAAAATGCTATACAAAGTGAAAAAAAAGGAAAAGACGATGCTTTTTTAGCCGTAATTGACCCAACTAGATCGATCATTAACTTTGCCAGTTACTTGGGAGGAAAAGAAACCGAACGACTTTACAGTATTGATCTTGACTCTTCGGGTAATGTATTTATGATGGGATTTACAAACTCTGTAGACTACCCAACAACTACAAAGGCGTTTCAAACTGATTTTGGAGGGGTTAGAGATGCCTTTGTCACTAGATTAAATCTAAATAAAAGAGAGATTGTATATTCGACTTATTTAGGTGGAGAGAAAGATGACAACCCCAGAAATCTTGTAGTCAACAAGCAAGGTTATGCATTCATTGTGGGTAATACAGCTTCCAAAAATTTCCCTATAGTTAATAGTCAAGAAAGAAACCTGCGAGGTGATGATGATGCATTTATAGCTATGCTTGATCCAAGCGGATCATTTCTTCGTTATTCTACTTTAATAGGCGGAAAAGGCCAGGATATATTCGAAGGTCTTGCCATAGGGACCGATGGTTCGCTAACCGTCTCAGGAGCATCAAATTCGATTGATTTTCCAACAGTAAATCCAATACAAACTACTTTTTTAGGTGGTCGATTTGATATGATTGTTGCTCGCTTATGGGTAGATTAA
- a CDS encoding helix-turn-helix domain-containing protein: MPLVIELAIHFMISRDALVNNTIGIETNTYLQLMPVVQFFAIISIVTYCLYALKEIKAYHTWLNKNYSNNDAYSLRWLYRLIIVFAVLWFLWTPYTIIDYVVFNFQLSISDYYPIYVVLSIITIWISAEAFLRPEVILLEANRENSIDKEKPSEEIFKKASWLKEQMVTNRFYLNSELTLKSLAENLNMHPNILSKVINDGLDKNFSDFVNEYRVNAIIEKLHSGNYDHITLLGLSFECGFNSKTTFNRVFKNIKGITPLHYKKSIKNDSQ, translated from the coding sequence TTGCCATTAGTAATAGAACTCGCGATACATTTTATGATTAGTCGTGATGCACTTGTTAATAATACTATTGGTATAGAAACGAATACCTACCTTCAATTAATGCCTGTCGTTCAGTTTTTTGCAATTATTTCTATAGTAACCTATTGTTTATATGCCCTAAAAGAAATTAAAGCTTATCATACATGGTTAAATAAAAATTACAGTAATAATGACGCATATAGTTTAAGATGGTTATATAGGTTGATTATCGTATTTGCTGTACTTTGGTTTTTGTGGACACCCTATACTATTATTGATTATGTAGTATTTAATTTTCAGTTAAGCATAAGTGATTATTACCCAATTTATGTAGTACTGTCTATTATCACTATTTGGATTAGTGCAGAAGCTTTTTTAAGACCAGAAGTAATTTTACTCGAGGCTAATAGAGAAAATAGTATTGATAAAGAAAAGCCATCTGAAGAAATCTTCAAAAAAGCATCTTGGTTAAAAGAGCAAATGGTAACTAATCGTTTTTACCTTAACTCAGAATTGACATTAAAGTCTTTAGCAGAAAATCTTAATATGCATCCCAATATTTTATCTAAAGTAATAAACGATGGTTTGGATAAAAATTTCTCGGATTTTGTAAATGAATATCGTGTAAATGCTATTATCGAAAAACTACATAGTGGTAATTATGATCATATAACCTTATTAGGTTTGTCTTTTGAGTGTGGTTTTAATTCAAAAACAACTTTTAACAGAGTCTTTAAAAATATTAAAGGCATCACTCCTTTACATTATAAAAAGTCAATAAAAAACGACTCTCAATAG
- a CDS encoding alpha/beta hydrolase: protein MKTTKLLILTCVLSLNTVVAQENNINDETQTVEKSYLELPRIQVIPIKDAKNDRQYELYIKLPEGYSENGDIKYPVLYFTDAMKHIEILSGSAEHVVENAILVGISWQKDLKGKLGALGEHASRFRDYSIMKSSNPEHQAKYQRGQASNHLDFIRNDVIKYVENNYQTDSDNRSYFGYSMGAKFGAYILFVQPDTFKNYILGSPGALLDGSYIYEHEPITALNQKELNANVFVSIGALEKESMLGHAKGLVSILKSKKYTNLSSKLVVIESADHGGAFPMSAVRGMYWLSGLTKE from the coding sequence ATGAAAACAACGAAATTATTAATATTGACATGTGTTTTATCACTCAATACCGTCGTTGCTCAAGAAAATAATATAAACGATGAGACACAAACGGTAGAAAAGTCTTATTTAGAATTACCTCGGATACAGGTAATCCCGATAAAGGACGCTAAAAATGACAGGCAATATGAACTTTATATTAAGCTGCCAGAGGGATATTCAGAAAACGGTGATATCAAATATCCCGTGCTTTATTTTACTGATGCAATGAAGCACATCGAAATATTATCCGGCTCCGCTGAACACGTGGTGGAAAACGCTATTTTGGTTGGTATTTCCTGGCAAAAAGATCTAAAAGGAAAATTAGGTGCATTAGGAGAACATGCAAGTAGATTTCGAGATTACTCAATAATGAAATCAAGTAATCCAGAACATCAAGCTAAATATCAACGTGGGCAGGCCAGTAATCATCTGGATTTCATTCGTAACGATGTTATTAAATATGTTGAAAACAACTATCAAACTGATTCTGATAACCGCAGCTATTTTGGGTATTCCATGGGCGCTAAATTTGGAGCATACATATTATTTGTACAACCAGACACTTTTAAAAACTACATTCTTGGTAGCCCCGGAGCTTTATTAGACGGATCATACATTTATGAACATGAGCCTATTACCGCCTTGAATCAAAAAGAGTTAAATGCTAATGTTTTTGTGTCAATTGGCGCATTGGAAAAAGAAAGTATGCTTGGACATGCTAAAGGTCTTGTTTCCATATTGAAAAGCAAAAAATATACAAATTTATCATCAAAGCTTGTGGTGATTGAATCTGCTGACCATGGTGGAGCTTTTCCCATGTCAGCAGTTCGTGGTATGTATTGGTTATCAGGCTTGACAAAAGAATAG
- a CDS encoding LytR/AlgR family response regulator transcription factor, protein MRVLIVEDVTLVADRISDLAKKYLIDCKIKISHTLKDAQYCITEEVYDLLFLDLNLNGEDGFKLLKLVASSSFQTIIITANREKASIAFDFGVLDFVSKPILEKRFKIAINRFLNSNGIHREKLKCLAVKSKKGISLISIEDIEWIKASGNYSEIYTIDKRRFLHDKNLEKLTKILPDSFVKVHRSYIVEKSKISKVIKHGGGKYSLELLSGEIVSLNRTMYKEFFLNMY, encoded by the coding sequence ATGAGAGTCCTAATTGTAGAAGATGTCACTCTTGTTGCTGATCGCATTTCCGATTTGGCAAAAAAGTACTTAATAGACTGTAAGATTAAAATATCACATACTTTAAAGGACGCACAGTATTGCATTACCGAGGAAGTATATGATTTACTATTCTTAGATCTTAATTTAAATGGTGAGGATGGTTTTAAACTCCTTAAATTAGTTGCGTCATCATCTTTCCAAACAATTATAATTACAGCAAACAGAGAAAAAGCATCTATAGCTTTTGACTTTGGTGTTTTAGATTTTGTAAGCAAACCTATTTTAGAAAAACGATTCAAGATTGCTATTAACAGATTTCTTAATAGTAATGGCATACATCGTGAAAAACTAAAATGCTTAGCTGTTAAATCTAAAAAAGGGATTAGTTTAATTAGTATTGAGGATATTGAATGGATTAAAGCTTCGGGGAACTATTCAGAAATATATACGATCGATAAACGTCGCTTTTTACACGACAAAAATTTAGAAAAACTAACAAAAATACTTCCAGATAGTTTTGTTAAAGTTCATCGTTCATATATTGTTGAAAAATCTAAAATTAGTAAAGTTATTAAACATGGTGGAGGGAAATATAGTCTAGAATTATTAAGTGGCGAAATAGTATCATTAAATCGTACAATGTATAAGGAATTCTTCCTGAATATGTATTGA